The following are encoded in a window of Castanea sativa cultivar Marrone di Chiusa Pesio chromosome 9, ASM4071231v1 genomic DNA:
- the LOC142611239 gene encoding uncharacterized protein At5g01610-like, with amino-acid sequence MDQILNKVGSYWFSQKAHKEINSVGDDINSLSTSIEGGTKWLVNKLKGKMQKPLPELLKEYDMAVGIFPRDATNYEFTEATGKLIVYIPAVCEVGYKDSSVLRFSTIVSGYLEKGKLTDIEGMKTKVMIWVKVTAVSSDGSKLHFTAGMKKSRSREAYEVLRDGVTIDKF; translated from the exons ATGGATCAGATATTGAACAAGGTCGGCTCGTACTGGTTCAGCCAGAAAGCTCACAAGGAGATCAACTCCGTCGGTGATGATATCAAc TCTTTATCGACCAGTATTGAAGGTGGCACAAAATGGTTGGTTAATAAACTCAAAG GAAAAATGCAAAAGCCATTGCCAGAACTGCTAAAGGAGTATGACATGGCTGTAGGGATTTTCCCTCGTGATGCCACAAACTATGAGTTCACTGAAGCAACAGGGAAGCTTATAGTCTACATACCAGCAGTCTGTGAAGTGGGCTACAAAGACTCATCTGTGTTGCGATTTTCCACCATCGTTTCCGGGTATCTGGAAAAAGGAAAGCTAACAGACATAGAGGGGATGAAGACAAAGGTGATGATATGGGTAAAAGTGACCGCTGTTTCATCTGATGGATCAAAGCTACATTTCACAGCCGGGATGAAGAAAAGCAGGAGTAGAGAGGCTTATGAGGTTCTTAGAGATGGTGTAACTATAGATAAGTTCTAA
- the LOC142610081 gene encoding uncharacterized protein LOC142610081: MATDASPKFRTIPKSPEFHTEISVSPPTHDGLEFWQFMIAGSIAGMVEHMAMFPVDTLKTRMQAIGASGSFPVQHIGVRQALGSILRLEGLAGLYRGIGAMGLGAGPAHAVYFSVYERCKEVLSGENRNNSAAHAASGVFATVASDAVITPMDMVKQRLQLKSSPYKGVVDCVKRVLMEEGFGAFYASYRTTVVMNAPFTAVHFATYEAAKKGLVEISPESAEDERLIVHATAGAAAGALAAVVTTPLDVVKTQLQCQGVCGCDRFSNCSIKDVINSIVRKDGYHGLMRGWVPRMLFHAPAAAICWSTYEASKSFFQQPNGSNSTAKY, translated from the exons ATGGCAACAGACGCCTCCCCGAAATTTCGGACCATCCCGAAATCCCCAGAATTCCACACTGAAATTTCGGTTTCACCACCAACCCACGACGGCCTCGAGTTCTGGCAATTCATGATCGCTGGTTCCATCGCCGGCATGGTCGAGCACATGGCTATGTTCCCAGTTGACACACTAAAAACTCGGATGCAAGCCATTGGTGCCAGTGGGTCATTTCCGGTTCAACATATCGGAGTCCGACAAGCTCTCGGCTCCATTTTGAGGCTCGAAGGCCTTGCCGGACTCTACCGGGGTATCGGGGCAATGGGTCTCGGTGCAGGACCGGCACACGCAGTGTATTTTTCGGTCTACGAGAGGTGCAAAGAGGTGTTATCGGGTGAGAATCGGAATAACTCGGCTGCACATGCAGCTTCGGGTGTTTTCGCCACTGTTGCTAGTGatgctgtgatcacaccaatgGATATGGTGAAGCAGAGGTTACAGCTGAAGAGTAGTCCTTATAAGGGTGTGGTTGATTGTGTGAAGAGGGTGTTGATGGAGGAAGGTTTTGGAGCTTTCTACGCTTCGTACCGGACTACGGTGGTGATGAACGCGCCCTTCACGGCGGTTCATTTCGCGACGTATGAGGCTGCAAAAAAAGGGTTGGTGGAGATTTCGCCGGAAAGTGCTGAAGACGAGAGGTTGATAGTTCATGCCACTGCTGGTGCTGCTGCTGGAGCTTTGGCTGCTGTTGTTACAACACCACTTGACGTTGTCAAAACTCAGCTGCAGTGCCAG GGTGTCTGTGGTTGTGATAGATTTTCTAATTGTTCGATTAAAGATGTTATAAACAGCATTGTTAGAAAGGACGGATATCATGGTCTTATGAGAGGTTGGGTCCCCAGGATGCTCTTCCATGCACCTGCTGCTGCAATCTGCTGGTCTACTTATGAAGCATCAAAATCCTTTTTTCAACAACCCAATGGCAGCAACTCTACAGCTAAGTACTAA